One region of Juglans regia cultivar Chandler chromosome 4, Walnut 2.0, whole genome shotgun sequence genomic DNA includes:
- the LOC109004724 gene encoding uncharacterized protein LOC109004724: MSKKKVSGNTMTLKDFHGGSIPSDLPLPSAPGVTVKPSDHSGQDRPNSWGNPIGRPDNWSRPHSSPATRPFDDKTPFLTHTARIGRNFDEDERKPLDGVSAPRRTISDESIRVPASRVELKPEYGSSGSLVGWQGLAPSGVVKAYAAKVNEVTHVGVNSQNLGGNSGLAVGGGYPNAWAARKEMVGVNEPVQQSAWSGPTAVLKLARASALEKVSSGRWQSKHANHFQADVEDLMSPEIETIFQSNSYGSSSLERVDVLGGRDYQDATLARQVERGQHIEDGFRAARKELPRYEMAVGPKYSDVKEWNAAIHTDRTPLARDDGRLIGSELQPPLPLEPSERPKLKLLPRTKPLESSEKPAIDHRQACQQVSDTGHAEAFEVYGNMYPAKLSMAIHESVPQAVEHPKLSLKSRLQPLEQLEGSIEKDRNALFGGARPRELVLKERGVGDVVINNHDLVQQFDRTEHNVPRIERDMRGKDWKENPIPAEYGEKTESPLLDQRIGKRYERKDHRQDIERVEVQRRNWRNESRRNSRETERNQQQVERQPSPETWRKPVEQVKPDSPDSGGPRHGKVTSAVELAQAFSRSVSDPKTADHFSGQRGHPDRTQMPFSRLMGPTPRPQINGY, translated from the exons ATGTCGAAGAAGAAAGTGAGTGGGAATACCATGACTCTCAAGGATTTCCATGGCGGCTCAATTCCCTCTGATCTCCCTCTCCCTTCTGCACCCGGAGT AACTGTGAAGCCGTCGGATCACTCAGGTCAAGACCGCCCAAATTCATGGGGAAACCCAATTGGGAGACCTGATAACTGGTCTCGGCCACACTCCTCTCCTGCGACGAGGCCTTTCGATGATAAGACTCCTTTTCTCACTCATACTGCCCGCATTGGCCGGAACTTTGATGAGGATGAGCGAAAACCCCTTGATGGGGTTTCGGCCCCTCGTCGGACTATCAGCGATGAGAGCATTCGGGTCCCTGCATCCCGTGTTGAGCTGAAGCCCGAGTATGGGTCAAGTGGCAGTTTAGTGGGTTGGCAGGGGTTGGCTCCGAGTGGGGTGGTGAAGGCCTATGCGGCTAAGGTTAATGAGGTGACTCATGTTGGTGTTAATTCACAGAACTTAGGTGGGAATAGTGGGCTGGCAGTTGGTGGAGGTTATCCCAATGCGTGGGCAGCAAGGAAGGAGATGGTGGGGGTTAATGAACCGGTGCAACAATCTGCCTGGTCTGGACCAACAGCTGTCTTGAAGTTGGCTCGCGCCAGTGCACTTGAAAAGGTGTCTTCAGGTCGATGGCAGTCAAAGCATGCGAATCATTTTCAGGCAGATGTTGAGGATTTAATGTCACCCGAAATTGAGACCATCTTTCAGTCCAACAGTTATGGTAGTAGTAGCCTCGAGAGGGTTGATGTTTTGGGTGGAAGAGATTATCAGGACGCAACCTTAGCAAGGCAGGTTGAAAGGGGTCAGCATATTGAGGATGGATTCCGAGCTGCTAGGAAGGAGTTGCCGAGATATGAAATGGCTGTGGGTCCCAAGTATTCAGATGTAAAAGAGTGGAACGCTGCAATTCATACAGATAGGACTCCACTTGCTCGTGATGATGGAAGACTTATTGGATCTGAATTGCAACCCCCATTGCCTTTAGAACCATCAGAGCGACCTAAGTTGAAATTGCTTCCCAGAACAAAGCCATTAGAAAGTTCAGAAAAACCTGCTATCGATCATAGACAG GCGTGTCAACAAGTGAGTGACACTGGTCATGCTGAAGCTTTTGAAGTGTATGGAAATATGTACCCTGCAAAACTTAGCATGGCAATCCATGAGAGTGTGCCACAGGCTGTGGAGCATCCCAAATTGAGTTTAAAGTCTCGGTTGCAGCCTCTTGAGCAATTGGAAGGAAGTATTGAAAAAGATAG GAATGCGTTGTTTGGTGGTGCTCGTCCACGAGAACTG GTTCTGAAGGAGCGAGGGGTGGGTGATGTTGTGATCAACAACCATGACTTGGTTCAACAATTCGATAG gaCTGAGCATAATGTTCCCAGGATTGAAAGAGACATGAGAGGAAAGGATTGGAAGGAGAATCCAATTCCTGCTGAGTACGGTGAAAAAACTGAGAGTCCTCTCCTTGATCAAAGGATCGGAAAGAGATATGAGAGGAAAGATCATCGGCAAGACATTGAGAGAGTTGAAGTGCAAAGGAGGAACTGGCGTAATGAGAGCCGGAGGAATAGCAGAGAGACTGAAAGGAATCAGCAGCAGGTTGAGAGGCAACCTTCACCAGAGACTTGGCGCAAGCCTGTAGAGCAGGTAAAACCAGACTCCCCTGACTCCGGTGGTCCACGCCATGGAAAAGTGACCTCAGCCGTTGAGCTTGCCCAAGCATTCTCTAGGTCAGTCTCAGATCCAAAAACAGCTGATCACTTTTCTGGCCAAAGGGGCCATCCTGACCGGACTCAAATGCCTTTCTCACGGCTGATGGGTCCGACCCCAAGGCCTCAGATTAATGGTTACTGA
- the LOC118343652 gene encoding uncharacterized protein LOC118343652, with amino-acid sequence MSKKKVSGNTMTLKDFHGGSIPSDLPLPSAPGVTVRPSDRSGQDRPNSWGNPIGRPENWSRPHTSPATRHFDDKTPFLTHNARIGRNFDEDERKPLDGVSAPRRTISDESIRVPGARVELKPEYESGGSLVGQQGLAASGAVNAYVAKVSEVTCGGVNSQNLGGNGGLGVGGGYPNAWAARKEVVGVNEPVQQSAWSGTTAVLKLARASALEKVSSGRWKSKHSLNFQADVEDVMSPKMESVFQSNSYGNNSYNMVDVTGGRDYHDATLVRQVERGLNIEDGVLVARKEFPEYEIAMAPIYSDVKEWNPTIHMDRTPVARNDGRLGGSELQPPVHLEPPERPKLKLLPRTKPLKSSEQPAIDHVQGYRRVSDTGHAEAFEVYGNVNPAKLSTAITESVPQAMERPKLNIKSRSQHLEQLEGNIEKDRNALFGGARPRELVLKERGIGDVTINSHDLVQQFDRVEHNVPRIERDMKGKDWKANPSPADYGEKTENPLLGQRIGKRHERKDHRQEIERVDMQRNWRNESRRNNRETERKQQQVERPPSPETWRKPVEQPKPDSLDSGGPRHGKVASAVELAQAFSRSVSDPKAADRFSGQRSLPGRNQMPFSRLMGPTPRPQINGY; translated from the exons aTGTCGAAGAAGAAAGTGAGTGGGAACACCATGACTCTCAAGGATTTCCATGGCGGCTCAATTCCCTCTGATCTCCCTCTCCCTTCTGCACCTGGTGT AACTGTGAGGCCGTCGGATCGCTCGGGTCAGGACCGCCCAAACTCATGGGGAAACCCAATTGGGAGGCCCGAAAACTGGTCTCGGCCACACACCTCGCCTGCGACACGGCATTTCGATGATAAGACTCCTTTTCTCACTCATAATGCCCGCATTGGCCGGAACTTTGATGAGGATGAGCGAAAACCCCTCGATGGTGTTTCGGCCCCTCGTCGGACTATCAGCGATGAGAGCATTCGGGTCCCTGGGGCCCGTGTTGAGCTGAAGCCCGAGTATGAGTCGGGTGGGAGTTTAGTGGGTCAGCAGGGGTTAGCTGCAAGTGGGGCAGTAAATGCCTATGTGGCTAAGGTTAGCGAGGTGACTTGTGGTGGGGTTAATTCCCAGAACTTAGGTGGGAATGGTGGGCTGGGAGTTGGTGGAGGTTATCCAAATGCGTGGGCAGCAAGGAAGGAGGTGGTGGGGGTTAATGAACCGGTGCAACAATCTGCCTGGTCTGGAACAACTGCTGTCTTGAAGTTGGCTCGCGCCAGCGCACTTGAAAAGGTATCTTCAGGTCGATGGAAATCAAAGCATTCACTTAATTTTCAGGCAGATGTTGAAGATGTGATGTCACCCAAAATGGAGAGTGTCTTTCAGTCCAATAGTTACGGTAATAATAGCTACAATATGGTTGATGTTACGGGTGGAAGAGATTATCATGATGCAACATTGGTGAGGCAGGTTGAACGAGGCCTGAATATTGAGGATGGGGTTCTTGTTGCTAGGAAGGAGTTTCCAGAATACGAAATTGCCATGGCTCCTATTTATTCAGATGTAAAAGAGTGGAACCCCACAATTCATATGGATAGGACTCCAGTTGCTCGAAATGATGGAAGACTTGGTGGATCTGAGCTGCAGCCCCCAGTGCATTTAGAACCACCAGAGCGACCCAAGTTGAAATTGCTTCCCAGAACGAAGCCATTAAAAAGTTCGGAACAACCTGCTATTGACCATGTACAG GGGTATCGACGAGTGAGTGACACTGGTCATGCTGAAGCTTTTGAAGTTTATGGAAATGTGAATCCTGCAAAACTTAGCACGGCAATCACCGAGAGTGTGCCGCAGGCTATGGAGCGTCCCAAATTGAATATAAAGTCTCGGTCACAGCATCTCGAGCAATTGgaaggaaatattgaaaaagatAG GAATGCGTTGTTTGGTGGTGCTCGCCCACGAGAACTG GTTCTGAAGGAGCGAGGGATTGGTGATGTTACCATCAACAGCCATGATTTGGTTCAACAATTCGATAG GGTTGAACATAATGTTCCCAGGATTGAAAGAGATATGAAAGGAAAGGATTGGAAAGCAAATCCAAGTCCTGCTGACTACGGTGAAAAAACCGAGAATCCTCTCCTTGGCCAAAGGATTGGAAAGAGACATGAGAGGAAAGATCATCGGcaagagattgagagagttGATATGCAGAGGAACTGGCGTAATGAGAGCAGGAGAAATAACAGAGAGACTGAAAGGAAGCAGCAGCAGGTTGAGAGGCCACCTTCACCAGAGACTTGGCGCAAGCCGGTTGAGCAGCCAAAACCAGACTCCCTGGACTCTGGTGGTCCACGCCATGGGAAAGTGGCCTCAGCCGTTGAGCTTGCCCAAGCATTCTCTAGGTCAGTCTCAGATCCAAAAGCAGCTGATCGCTTTTCAGGCCAAAGGAGCCTTCCTGGCCGGAACCAAATGCCTTTCTCACGGCTGATGGGTCCGACCCCAAGGCCTCAGATTAATGGATACTAA